The Rattus norvegicus strain BN/NHsdMcwi chromosome 2, GRCr8, whole genome shotgun sequence nucleotide sequence CACAGAGAGATAAATTCTACCTGATTTCAGTCAGAGCTAAAGCAGTTCATCTCACAATAGATGAGGCTCCAGGCAGCCAGTGTactgcatgcctataatccccgCATGCAGAAcgcagagggaggaggatcatCAGACTGTGAAGGTAGAGTGACCACATACAAGATTATGCCTcaaaggaggaagacagagggtGGGgcgggggaggaagaggaagagaaggggggaggtGGTTCCATGGGAATGGGGGTCACAGAAGCTGAGGAGACAAGCTGTTCAGAGTGTCATCCTAGGTTGCCGTCATTCTGATGTGCTGTTTTACAGTAGTTGATAATGACAATGTTTGTATCTATCCAAATAACCAGAAGGAAGGACTTCCAATGTTTCCACTGCAAAGAACTGATATATGTTTAAGGGATAGATACGTTTGGCCTGGTTTCAACATTACATAATATTTCAGTGTATCAGAAACATCACATGGTATCCTGTGCCTACATATGACTTTTTATGATTTTGTGTATGCTAAAATATAAACGTATGAATCTGCTTTTCAAAGAGAGAAATGGCTTACTGTTTAAGAACACATGACTGGAATGGTCCTCcatcccagcatccacagctgGTAGCTTACAACTGCCGGAGTGCAGTTTCTAAGCATCtcacgcccccttctggcctctgttaaTACCTGCAGTCATATagccatacacacaaacacataaccaTAATTTACAAATTaagtcatttttaaatgaaaaataagcaAGGGAATATGTTCTCCACATGATAAGGACCACACTCATATTGCTAAACTAAAGTTTTACCAAACAAGACCCATAATAGTTTCATGAGTTGtattcctttattattattattattattattattattattattattattattattattattattatctttttaaaagtggGAATCTCTGTCCAGCATACTACTGGTGTGTACAGGAAGCAATTTGCAGCTCTTGATACATTTAACAAAGCTCAGAGACTTTCTGAGTGGTCAGCACTGGGGAGTGCTGTAGCATCTagtgggtggaggatggggaagcCTTGTCCCACAATGCATAGCAGGGCCCCACATCAAAGAACCACTCAGCCCAAATGTAGTCACGACTAGATGAGGGGACCCTACCTAGTCTGTGAGCCATGAATGACTGAAAAACCACAGCTGGAGAAACATAGCCTTAGAAATGCTGGCCAGTGACAGGTAGAGCAGAGCAGCGGCTGGGCGAGAaactgctgggggaggggaggagctaGCAGCCACAGTCTTGCCCTGGGGAAACCCTGAGGCATCTGGCTGCATGTTCACGAAAGGAGTGGGAGATTTTCCCTATTCTTAAGgaataaacatttatttctctctttttttaattttatatacattggtgttttttttttacctccaggtgtgtctgtgtgagggtgttagatcccttggaactggagttacagacagttgtaaactgccatgtaggtgctggaaattgaacctagaTCTTCTAGAAACTCAGCCAGTGCTTATGACtttcaagccatctctccagctccataataaacatttcttttacaacTCCTAAGAAatcctaggctggagagatgactcagcagttaagagcacttgctgcagaagacctgggtttagttccagGTACCCAAGATGGCAGTTTGTAGCCagccataattccagttccagaagacctggtgcccatttctggcctctgtgggcttcTGCAGTCACGTTGAACACATAGTACATGCAGCCAaaatgttcatatacataaaataaaaataaataaaccttgaaaataaaaagcaagaaaacaaacatatGCCTCACAAGGCAAGAATTAAATATAAAAGCACATAATGGCTACCACGGACCAAGGACATCATTGCTATGATGGGGTCGCCATAACAGTAACTTCCTTCTAGTGCCTGCCCAGCCTTGCAAACCTCCCAGATAGTTCCGTACCGAAGAATTGGGCAAAATGAGCAGGCTGATTTTCCCTTTGGACTCCCTCAAAATCACCAATAATTAGCTGAGAGACTAtctagaaacagaaaaagatatcCTACCTCTAAACCTTCATCCAATCTGTTCCAAACAGAAAAATGCCTCCCACCCCCCATGGAAGTGCTATGTGTTATTTCTTTGTAGACTTATTCTTTCATTattgtaattaatttttatgtttgtttgctttatataCTCAAGGTCCTCCATACAAACAGACAAAGAGATAGCAATAGATTAGATATGAGTAACTTATGACTGGACGTGGGTGAAAGGTCGTGGCGTAAGGAAGTTTCATGGTCTCTGCAATTCAAAGCATAGGACTCAATCGGAGGCGTAACTCTTTCAAGTTGAAGGGCAGATGAGTGGAGGGCAAGGCTGTAAAGTTCTGTCAAGTCTTAGAGCAGAAGACCTATAGTCCGAGACAGGAGAAGGTGAAATGTTCTAATTCACCCTTCTGTGTTAGAATTATCCAGGCTCCAAGTGAGTATCTGAGGCTCCTCCAAGTGAGCGGTGAGCGGTGAGCTGAGCGGTGAGCGGTGAGCGGTGAGCTGAGCGTTACCTCCTCTACTCAATCAAACGCTAACTAAGCTTTTCTGGAGATAATGAGGGATGATGTCTTGGAATGTATGTGACATTTACATAAGATTAACAGACTCACAGTTACAACACCTCTAAGGAAACAAGGAGTGGGCTGCCTCAGGGCCTTTCCATCTTACCCCAGGAAATGACTAGGCAATGGGTAGGAAGTGACTCGGAGCTTTGATCAGGGAGATTCCCAGGACTTTAATTACTCGGGTGAAAACATGTATGGGCAACAATCTACAAAGTGCTAGGCAAGCGTTGCAAAGCATTCAAGCTACGTGTGGTGGCATACATCTTTGTCCCAGAacgcagtcaggaggcagaagtgcacgtgtgtgtgtgtgtgtgtgtgtgtgtgtgtgtgtgtgtgtgtgtgtgtgtgtgtgtctgtgtgtctgtgtctctgtgtgtctgtgtctgtgtgtctgtgtatgtctgtgtgtgtctgtgtgtgtatctgtgtgtgtgtgtgtgtctgccggagggtgggggcgggggttgtctgtgagtctgagaccagcctggcctaacAGGTGAGttacaagacagccagggcttgaaataacaaagggagggagggagggagggagggaggaaaagaattgAAATTGTTGGCCACCAGGTGCTTGTGTAATAAGACTTACTGTTGTCACCAAAATTTAAACTACTCTATGTGAAGAGCACAAGATAATCTCTTATAAAGTAATAAAGTAGTTTTGCCTTGTACCTTGAATTAGCTACTCGGTGATTTATCCAAATAAAAGGACTAAATCCAGGGGAAAGAGTTGAGAGATGATCACGACACTGGTGAGAAGCTTCTGAGTTAGTGAAACCCACACACCTAGTGACACTGAGATGACAGTCCATGAGACTACACTCATCTGCACCAAGTAGTCACCCACGAAACCCAGGTGAGCGTGGAGTGAGTAAAATCCCTGCCTACAAACTAACTGCTCGCTCTGCTGTGTCAAGAAGGCTCACGATGCTCTTAGAAACCTTAGAATGTCCTAATGTTCACTCTAGGTGTGATTTTCAGTCACTTCAGGAGAACATCAGGCACATGAAGGACCAGATCTGACACAAGTTCACCAACTCCTGTCCCCCATTGGATGTGAGACATTCTACAGGGAGTAATCTAGGGTTATGCAGGGTTTAGACAGTGTTCTGTTCTGCTAACTAATGGTATTCGTCCTGATTCCATGGGCTAAGTGAGTGGTTGTTCACTTTGGAGAAATATCTATGTAAATCTTAAGTCATTTTTAGAGATGTATTTCTGACTATAGTTTTTTAACAAATCCTTACTGAATTAGTAACTGAATATACGGAGACACACCTTCATACAACGTAACCCAACAAGTAAGACTtataaaaaatattgaaatgagctttattttaaatttttagttcttttatttttcagattataatataattacatcatttccccttccctttcctccctcctgacGCTTCCATATACTTctattttcattaattgttgcacatatatattctatgttgcatatatacacaatatgtatatatgtgtatatatattatacactcATACTATAAATTCCAAATACATTCTGTTTAGTCtatgtttcttgtatttttttcaggactgaccattggTATTGGGTAACTAACCAGAGTGTCGCcgccgccgccccccccccccccgctccccgCCCCCAGCATTCCTTtgttgcctgcagttctttgtctAGTTTGAGGCCTCATGGGTTTTCCTGCTGCCCACTTTGGCATGTCTCCtggtgttgtccttgttcagctcaggtttaggcagccatgttggtgagacttcagGAGACGTCTAACATTCCTAGGAGATACAGTCTCACAGCAAGCTCTTTGTTCCTCTGGCTCTAAACAGTCTTCCCACCCACCCTTCTGAagtgatccctgagccttagatgtAGGAGTTGAGCTGCAGATGCTATCAGTTGGGACTAGGTACCACAGTGTGgcagaaccttcccctaatgaataaagatttcaaggaGCCAGTCACTGGGCTGGtaggcaggacttctgggtcggagagagaaagaggggaagcaggagagggaggagagggatgcAGCCTTTTGGACCAGAGAGATGAGCATGGAGGCCAAAATGTAGGTAGCAGAGACCACCAGTTCAGGTGGAGGACCCGTTGGGATCCGCTACCAGAGGATCTATAACGTAGGATAGCTTACAGATTAGGACGCTAGTTGCTACGTCCAGCGATCGTGTTACCAACTGATTCTAAACTAGGTTTGTGTGGTGTTCTTCACACTGCGACtcaactgggttccagagagaaaggtatgGCGGCAAAGTGTGCATTTATGAGACATACACCCCAACTAGCCATGGGAATTTGGAAGTGTGGGGCTGGCATGGCATGGGAACTTAGCGAGccaggtggagagatttcagagctccAGTTAAGAGAGTctgctgaggggttggggatttagctcagtggtagagcgcttgcctagcaagcgcaaggccctgggttcggtccccagctccggaaaaaaagaaaagagagagagacagagacagagacagagacagagagagactgccGAGAGGGTTTCAAGGGAATCCAGCTTAGGAGCCTCCGGGTCTGAGGTGtatagtgtcttcagcaatagggacttaacCAATGCTAATAGTGACAGATAGCCTGGGGTGTTctgggagtctcttggacaaccTGACCAACAATTCAAAAAAGGATTGTTCATGATTGCTGTGGCTTTTGCTCAGTGGCCTTTGACCCTTAGGGGCAGCACTGTTAACCCAAAGCAACTGTATTTTAAATCTGAGTGGGAGAGGATACGAGAGGGTGTGAAGAAGCACCAGGCCCGGTACAGATCCCAACAAGGCTTTGACTTGGAGATCTCAAGACAAAGGTGGCCTTCTGAAGTATCAAAGTAGAACATGTACAAAAGAATCCTAGTCAGAGTGACTGGATTCTGCTCACCAGAAACACTGCAATTCCAAAAGGGGAGAGGCCACCTGAAACAGAAAGTTCCCTCTACGATTCCATACCTATCCAAAATATTGCCGATATAAATGGTAGGAAAAAACATCTGAAATTATGAACATGAAGAAATTTATTTCACGGGAACTCACAGAGAGAAGGGATTAACCAAGATGTTCCCCATCCCTTGTAACCAAGACAGGATACCCTGAAGGCATCAGAGACAGGATCCTGGAGACACAGATATAAGGCAGCCCTAGCACAGCTGGCAGAGAGGATCCTGGCTTACTGTTGGGGACTCCCACCAGCCTGGATCCCCAACCCTGAGACCTGGGTGACAAACCTCAGTGCTGCTAGCATAAAAGAGATCCAAGCTCCCTTTGAGCTCCACAGAGCCTTCTGCAGCTGCCTCCTGTGAAACTCAGGTGAGGCCAGGAAGTCCCAAACCCCTGCCTATCCAACTGAAATCCCTGTGAACACAGTGTCTGCCAGGGTCACTAGGCAGGCACTGGAGATCGCAGTAAAAGCTGGCAGTGCAGAAGCCAGAGCCAGTGTGATTCGAGCTTTACAGGAGAGATCCAAAAGAGCTGTGCAGGGACCTCCATACATCAGGCATCTCCAGTCTCCAGACAAGCATGGGGAGTCCCAGGCTGAGCGCTGATGAAGTCTCAACTCTTCACAGCAGCACAGCAACTGACAGGAAAGCCATCAAGTGGGCACAGGACACAGTCATGCTAGAAGGGCACTTTGCTAAAGAAAACCAGGGGCCTAGGCTGTAGAGGGCTTGAAGGGGCAAGGACTGGGTGAAAGGAGACCCTTGACATTCTGCAGTCAGGAAGGGGATAGGTAGAAGGTAGCGCCAGGGATACGGGAATCTCAACTGTTCCCAGAACCCCAGGTTCCCACTTCCTGCCCGAGTCAAAGCCCTACTTATTGCCCCAAGTAGCCACCCTTGTATATAGGGGTGTCCGGAGGAAGCGGCTGGTCTTCATGTAAACAGAGATCTTCTTCAGTCCCTGAGAgttagagaaaaacagaaaaccaaaaactaaGGTTTGCTCAGAGTCAAAAAGGTTAATCAGCTTCACTACTAGTATGTGGCACCCACCTGGGATTAGCCTGGCCTCTGTCTCTCAAATTTTGTACTCTCTCGGCACACTCCCTTCCTGACCTCCCCAAGGGACCCTGTCACCCTTCTGTCTACATGCTCCTCTTGCATACAGAAACTCCATGTTCCCTGGGTTTACACACTGAGGAGGAATCGATCTAGCAGGACAAAGAGGCAGTGATTCAGCAAAACCAGGGTCAAAGTTTATAGATACAgatagagcagaaaagaaaagccaggggttggggatttagctcagtggtagagtgcttgcctagcaagtgcaaggccctgggttcagttcccagctccggaaaaaaaaaagaaaaaaaaaaaaagaaaagaaaagccaggctCACTCTGCTGGCTCCCTAAGGAGAAAGCTTCTGTACATGATACTGAGCTCCAACCAGTCCTGTCTCCAGCCTTGATACAGACATGGACCAGGTGCAATGACAGTTACATGTGCTGTTGGCCTTCTAGCAGGAGAGTGAGCCCCTAGAATAGCTCTAAAGAGATCACTGAGGTCCAGAGTTGCCTGTATCCAAGGGAACCAAGCTCCCGTTTAACCTAAAGCTGCAGCCTTCAGCTCTCCATAGTCTCTTCCCTCTGAAAGCCACTCAGCTTGGACCGAATGAGAACTAGCTGAGAATGTGCATCACTTGATAAGGAATGGAGAGAAAAGATAATTCCAGACTGAAAAGTCCATCAGACTAAGATCTCCAATCCCCAAATTTCTAATAAAGTAACTGGCATAGGTAATCAGATGACAATTCTCTGGTAAATCTGggcttcccagcacccaagtgggACCCCACACACCTCCCAGTCTGGTATGCCTAGTGTTATCCGACACACTTGGCTCCGAGGTGGGAGGTGGGTATAAGGACCACCTTGTCCTTTCCTACTGGGCATTGCATTGCCTCATATAAAGATCAGGAAAACAAGTAAAAATAAGTTTATAATGCCATCCCACAGAACACTTGGAcactcaaaataaaaaaggacaggagggagggaggaaagcccATGTCACACATTTCAGGATGAAATTCAGCCCCAACACAAGTCTCAGCAAAGCAGTCAACAGGCCAGGTACAAATATTCTCTACATCCTGGTACTTCATGCCAGCTTTCTCTAGTTTGCTCTGCTAACCTGGATTGCAGTCCCTACCTGCTGCTCTGAGGAGGAGGAAGTCAATGGGGACCTCGGGCACAGCTCTGCTAGTGCCGGAACCCTGAGGGCAAGTGTAACTACACGTTCACATTTCCTTAGCTGAGCAATGAGACTGGTCATCGTCTCTGCCCGCCACAGAGGGATACTGATCATTATAAGCCTGACTGACAGAGGTAAGACGCTCAGCACTGGTTCTGGCAGAGAGCAAGTGCTCCGTTCCTGATACTTATCAACACTTCATCTCCAAACCCACGAAAACATCAAGGAGAAGTTGACAGCTGAGGGGAAGCAGGGTCAGGACATCACCTCGAAGCGGGCCACAAAGTCCTTCAGGTTTGGGAAGGCATCCAGGCACTTGGGTTCGAATATAAGGTGCAGGTCCAGGATATCATAAGCAAGGAAATCTACAAAAGTAATCTGCAAAAGGCCAGGAATGAGAGGGCATGGAATTCTGTCCCCTGAAAGAATGACAACTCCCAACTTCTTCTCTTTTACCTTTTCACCAACGAACCACGTCTGCTTCCCCAGGAACTGTGAGAAGAGCTCCATCATCCCAGGGAGCTGCTCCAAATATTCCGCCTTCAGGTTCtcctgaggcagagagagctgtCACTGTGGAAGTTCCCTGGGAGAAGGACTCCATGCATGGCCCTAAATACCAGGGGTGGGCAGCCATCTCCACTGAGATGGAGACTCAGTCAACATCCAGGCTCTGATCTAACCTATGAGCACTTACTGGACTCCTCAGTAGCCCACCCTACCCTTCAAATGCAGTGGCAAGCCGGGGAGGAGTAAGACACTGCCCACAGCGGGCAGCATCATTCCTGATGCCCACACCTAGGAGTGCCCTAAGCACCTGGCAGGTACTGATGCCAGGTAGCATCAAAGAATTGAGAACTAAAATACTCGGAGGCGATAAGAGGTCCACACAATGTCTCTCAGAAGAGTGAAAAATACTAGACTTCTCATAAACTGAGGAGAAATTgaagcagaagaggagagaaCGTCCTTCAGGCTGACCCTGTGCTACGTATGGAATAACATGCTGAGTCCTGTGGGTGTGGAGAGAAGCACTTTGACAGGCTGGAAAGGGTTCTGTGACAGTCCCTGGACTTCTTTTTGTAATgcatggggtatgtgtgtgttttgtgaacaGCAAAGATATGAACTAGCTGGTAGAGGTAGAGAGCACAGGTGGAAAACACTTGAAAAACATGACttcaggattggggatttagctcagcggtagagcgcttgcctagcaggcgcaaagccctgggttcgatccccagctccggaaaaaaaaaaaaaagaaaaacatgagctCACTATGTAGGAACTTAACGTTTACTCCGGGATGTCTGGACTGCACCCTAAAATAGGTGGCATCTAAATGTGAGTATTCATTTGATAGTTCAGTGTCATGGGGACAACAGACGAAACATCCTGGAGGGTAAGTGGCTAAGAAATTCATAAGGTATATAAGATCTGTGCAGATTGGGAATctgagagagctgactcctgatCCAAACACTACCTGGTCCAGCATAGGGTGGGAGATGGACGAGACTCACAAAGTCTGGGCTGTAACAGACTCTAGCCAGCTGATTGGAGACATCCATAGCCTGGTTCTCCAAAATGTCCACACGAAtcttctcttcttctgtctcccCACCTGAaggacacacagcacagacacgtCATACCAGCTGAGCCAAGGAGGCTGTCCCCCGTGCACCACCCTGCAGCCAGCCCCACTCACACAGGTTGTGCTTTCGGGCAATATAGCGCAGGATGGCATTGCTCTGGGTGATCTTGTGTGACCCATCGATTAAGTAGGGCAGCTGTTTGGACAAGAAAGGATGGCCAGATGGGATAGTAGGTCCCAACCATCTCTGGATTAGGACAGACTTGTATCCTGGCATTCATCGTGGCTAGCATGTCATCATGGCTAGCATGTGAAGGCCTTCATGAACACACTGCACACTGAATGGAAAAGCTGGGACACAGCCTTTCCCATCTAAGAAACACCAGCAGCCACCAGGAATGAGAGCAGGTGAACAGAAGGAAGTGTTGATTCCAAGCCCCCTCAGCCATGGAAGAGCACCAGACCTTCCCCAAACCTCCCCTTCCCCGCACCTACATTGGGGAAGTCCAGGCCCAGTTTGAACTTCTCACTCAGCCACTGGCTTCTGTCATAGTCAGGAGCTGTGATTGGTAAGATTACATAAAGAAATCAGCCCAGTGTCTAACACACCAATTCCAGGGACCCAACCCTCTAAGCAGGTGTCTGCAACTTCGAACAGTGACCCTTCAGGGATAAAGAGTGCTTAGGACTGAGAGCCCTACAGCTCTTAACCTTAGAAAAGGTTGAGGCAAGTCTTCATGGGGAATGTGACCTAATTTCAACAGGAAGGGGACCCAGCCCTCCACTTCCAGAGTTCTATATTCAAAGGTCAAGCCCAACGCTCAGGGGCTTACAGAAAGGCAGATTCTAAGTCCACCCGGGGGGAgctctgtagtgtgtgtgtgtgtgtgtgtgtgtgtgtgtgtgtgtgtgtgtgtgtgtgttggggagggtggGCGTGTAATGTAATGAAGGCACCAATTGCTTAGCACCAATGAACAGGAGAAGTCGACGAATGGCATTACCGTCGCCCATGGTGTATCTCTTCTCCTCATAGCTTGAGTCTGTGTATTCCAGGAGTAATCGAATAGCATGAGCCAGCTGCAGGGATAAATCAGGAATGGGGCCGGGGGATTTCTATGTGACGTCACTTCCTCCAAGGGCGTACACACGGGTGCACTGAAGGAAATGTGTGCAAGATCCTCAGCTAGACAAGCAAGGGATTCCTCTAgcgccccacccctacccccctcGCCTTATCTTCGCCCTGCAATCCTTCCCACTCATCAGGTGGTCGCTTACCCCACGGATGTCCCAGTAACCCAGTGTCATAGGCATGATGCTGGTGCCTGAGACTGAGTCCACTAGCCTCCGGTGTGAGTAGCTTTGACTTTATCCTAGAGCCCTCGGGTAGCTGGGCGGGGCTGGTGCCCGGGCGTGATCCTGCCCCTCCAGACTCTGCCCCGCAACACACACCACGCCCTACAGCTTTTCCCGTGACAGACGTCAAATTACTGAGCTCCGCCCCCAACAGACCGGACAAACGTAATATGCGATTCCGCTTACCGTTCCGCCCACTCTTCCTGCTGAGTGCGCAGATGCAGAGCTCTAGCTGACTCCTTGTCTGTGCTAGGCTGCTCTGCCCTCTTGCCCGGTTTGCTCTCGGAAATTCAGTCAGGCCACAAGAGGAGTCCCCAACCAGGAGTGTTGATTAAGTACTTCATCCCTGCTGTCAAACAAGACAGACTTCCGCAGGGCTCTGCTGATGACAGTGGTCCCCAGGTGATGTTTTTCCACCTGGCAGAAAGCAGTCTCTGTTCAGAGGTTCCTCATCTGAATTTAAAGAGATTATTTCTATCACAGATaaacctgactcaaaaaaaaaaaaaaagtgggaaaatGGAAAATTTGAATGTTCATACATGGTCAGGATGTCTGTATTATCCAAGGACTAAAACAAATACATGTCTCTTAACAGAGGTAGCTTTCTCTATTGTGTGACCGTCCTGGTGTACTTACACAGACCTAAGACTTCAT carries:
- the Gstm4 gene encoding glutathione S-transferase Mu 4 isoform X6 yields the protein MPMTLGYWDIRGLAHAIRLLLEYTDSSYEEKRYTMGDGGETEEEKIRVDILENQAMDVSNQLARVCYSPDFVSLVHLPPYAGPGEPEGGIFGAAPWDDGALLTVPGEADVVRW
- the Gstm4 gene encoding glutathione S-transferase Mu 4 isoform X3, with the translated sequence MPMTLGYWDIRGLAHAIRLLLEYTDSSYEEKRYTMGDAPDYDRSQWLSEKFKLGLDFPNLPYLIDGSHKITQSNAILRYIARKHNLCGETEEEKIRVDILENQAMDVSNQLARVCYSPDFVSLVHLPPYAGPGEPEGGIFGAAPWDDGALLTVPGEADVVRW
- the Gstm4 gene encoding glutathione S-transferase Mu 4 isoform X1 yields the protein MPMTLGYWDIRGLPYLIDGSHKITQSNAILRYIARKHNLCGETEEEKIRVDILENQAMDVSNQLARVCYSPDFENLKAEYLEQLPGMMELFSQFLGKQTWFVGEKITFVDFLAYDILDLHLIFEPKCLDAFPNLKDFVARFEGLKKISVYMKTSRFLRTPLYTRVATWGNK
- the Gstm4 gene encoding glutathione S-transferase Mu 4, with product MPMTLGYWDIRGLAHAIRLLLEYTDSSYEEKRYTMGDAPDYDRSQWLSEKFKLGLDFPNLPYLIDGSHKITQSNAILRYIARKHNLCGETEEEKIRVDILENQAMDVSNQLARVCYSPDFENLKAEYLEQLPGMMELFSQFLGKQTWFVGEKITFVDFLAYDILDLHLIFEPKCLDAFPNLKDFVARFEGLKKISVYMKTSRFLRTPLYTRVATWGNK
- the Gstm4 gene encoding glutathione S-transferase Mu 4 isoform X5; this encodes MDVSNQLARVCYSPDFENLKAEYLEQLPGMMELFSQFLGKQTWFVGEKITFVDFLAYDILDLHLIFEPKCLDAFPNLKDFVARFEGLKKISVYMKTSRFLRTPLYTRVATWGNK
- the Gstm4 gene encoding glutathione S-transferase Mu 4 isoform X2; this translates as MPMTLGYWDIRGLAHAIRLLLEYTDSSYEEKRYTMGDGGETEEEKIRVDILENQAMDVSNQLARVCYSPDFENLKAEYLEQLPGMMELFSQFLGKQTWFVGEKITFVDFLAYDILDLHLIFEPKCLDAFPNLKDFVARFEGLKKISVYMKTSRFLRTPLYTRVATWGNK